A window from Malania oleifera isolate guangnan ecotype guangnan chromosome 7, ASM2987363v1, whole genome shotgun sequence encodes these proteins:
- the LOC131160287 gene encoding protein TRANSPARENT TESTA GLABRA 1-like: MDNSTQESPLRSDTSVAYESPYPLYAMAFSSSASRTPHHHRVAVGSFIEEYNNRVDVISFDDETLTLKPHPGLSFDHPYPPTKLMFRPNSSDILASSGDYLRLWEVRENSIEPVSVLNNSKTSEFCAPLTSFDWNEVEPRRIGTCSIDTTCTIWDVERGAVETQLIAHDKEVYDIAWGEAGVFASVSADGSVRMFDLRDKEHSTIIYESPQPDTPLLRLAWNKQDLRYMATILMDSNKVVILDIRSPTMPVAELERHRACVNAIAWAPQSSRHICSVSDDTQALMWELPTVAGPNGIDPVSVYSAGSEINQLQWSAAQPDWVAIAFSMKMQLLKV; this comes from the coding sequence ATGGACAACTCAACCCAAGAATCTCCCCTTAGATCCGACACCTCTGTCGCCTACGAATCTCCCTACCCTCTCTACGCCATGGCCTTTTCTTCTTCTGCCTCCAGGACCCCCCACCACCACCGCGTCGCCGTCGGTAGCTTCATCGAGGAGTACAACAACAGGGTCGACGTCATCTCCTTCGACGACGAAACCCTCACCCTCAAGCCCCATCCCGGCCTCTCCTTTGACCACCCCTACCCTCCCACCAAGCTCATGTTTCGTCCCAACTCCTCCGACATCCTCGCCTCCTCCGGCGACTATCTCCGCCTATGGGAAGTTCGCGAAAACTCGATCGAACCCGTCTCGGTCCTCAACAACAGCAAAACCAGCGAGTTCTGCGCTCCCTTGACTTCGTTTGATTGGAACGAAGTGGAGCCTCGGAGGATTGGGACTTGTAGCATTGACACAACTTGCACAATTTGGGATGTCGAGAGGGGTGCTGTTGAGACTCAGCTTATTGCCCACGATAAAGAGGTTTACGACATTGCTTGGGGCGAAGCAGGGGTTTTTGCTTCGGTTTCAGCCGATGGGTCTGTGAGGATGTTCGATTTGAGGGATAAGGAGCATTCCACTATTATATACGAGAGCCCCCAGCCTGATACGCCATTGTTGAGGCTGGCTTGGAACAAGCAGGATTTGAGGTACATGGCGACCATATTGATGGACAGTAACAAAGTTGTAATCTTGGACATTCGATCTCCTACGATGCCTGTTGCTGAGCTGGAGAGACACCGGGCCTGTGTGAATGCCATTGCCTGGGCGCCGCAGAGCTCTAGGCATATTTGCTCGGTGAGTGATGATACACAGGCGCTTATGTGGGAGTTGCCCACGGTAGCTGGACCAAATGGGATTGATCCAGTGTCTGTGTACTCGGCTGGGTCTGAAATTAATCAGCTGCAGTGGT